From one Lycium ferocissimum isolate CSIRO_LF1 chromosome 7, AGI_CSIRO_Lferr_CH_V1, whole genome shotgun sequence genomic stretch:
- the LOC132064010 gene encoding probable methyltransferase PMT15, translating to MATWSNLSHTLTSKFKKANLYYVAATIVLCCTFYVIGLWPKGSDVITTRQLSSTTVLPTLSCNPTIKTTTSIDFTAHHTADSLTPLSSSARVKHFPSCNPLLSEYTPCEDSKRSLKFDRNMLIYRERHCPEKNELLKCRIPAPFGYKPPFRWPQSRDNVWYANVPHKHLTVEKAGQNWVRFKGDRFTFPGGGTMFPRGADAYIDDIGKLINLKDGSIRTAIDTGCGVASWGAYLLSRDILPISFAPKDTHEAQVQFALERGVPAVIGILATNRLPYPARAFDMAHCSRCLIPWGRYDGLYLIEVDRILRPGGYWILSGPPINWEGHWRGWNRTANDLKAEQDQIESVARSLCWKKLTQKGDLAIWQKPTNHMHCKINRKVFRKPPFCQEQDPDKAWYTKIDACLNPLPEVSNVRDIAGGPLVNWPERLTAVPPRIASASIEGVTAESFSKDTELWKKRVAHYKALDSQLAERGRYRNILDMNAWLGGFAAALVDDPVWVMNVVPIEAEVNTLGVVYERGLIGTYQSWCEAMSTYPRTYDFIHADSVFTLYQDRCEMEDILLEMDRVLRPQGSVIFRDDVDILVNVKSIVDGLQWDSRMVDHEGGPHVREKLLIATKQYWTAPVPDQDKQ from the exons ATGGCTACATGGTCCAACTTGTCACACACCCTCacatcaaaattcaagaaagctaATCTATACTACGTAGCTGCCACCATAGTTCTATGTTGCACCTTTTATGTCATCGGACTTTGGCCAAAAGGTAGTGACGTCATCACAACCCGTCAATTATCCTCTACAACCGTCCTGCCCACCTTATCATGCAACCCAACAATCAAAACCACAACTTCCATTGACTTCACCGCTCACCACACCGCTGATTCACTTACCCCACTCTCATCATCAGCGCGTGTAAAACACTTCCCTTCATGCAACCCTTTGTTATCCGAATACACCCCATGTGAAGACTCAAAAAGATCATTAAAATTCGATAGAAACATGCTTATTTATCGTGAAAGACATTGTCCTGAGAAAAATgagttgttaaagtgtagaaTTCCAGCACCATTTGGTTATAAACCACCGTTTAGGTGGCCTCAAAGTAGAGACAATGTTTGGTACGCTAATGTTCCACATAAACATCTAACGGTTGAGAAAGCCGGTCAGAATTGGGTCCGGTTTAAAGGTGACCGGTTTACGTTCCCTGGTGGTGGGACCATGTTTCCACGTGGCGCTGATgcttatattgatgatattggaaaaTTGATCAACCTTAAAGATGGTTCCATTAGGACCGCCATTGATACCGGTTGTGGG GTTGCAAGTTGGGGTGCTTACTTGCTGTCCAGAGAcatccttccaatttcatttgCACCCAAAGACACACATGAAGCTCAAGTTCAATttgccctcgagcgaggagttCCAGCAGTGATTGGCATATTAGCTACTAACAGACTACCTTACCCTGCAAGAGCATTCGATATGGCACATTGTTCTCGCTGTCTCATCCCTTGGGGAAGATATG ATGGGCTATATTTAATTGAGGTTGATCGAATTTTACGTCCTGGTGGATACTGGATTCTTTCTGGACCACCTATTAACTGGGAAGGTCATTGGAGGGGCTGGAACAGAACAGCAAACGATTTGAAAGCAGAGCAAGATCAAATTGAGAGTGTTGCAAGAAGCCTATGCTGGAAGAAATTAACTCAGAAAGGTGACCTAGCAATTTGGCAGAAGCCTACTAATCATATGCATTGCAAAATTAACCGAAAGGTCTTCAGGAAGCCACCCTTTTGCCAGGAACAAGATCCTGACAAAGCATG GTACACCAAGATTGATGCTTGTTTAAATCCCCTTCCTGAAGTGTCCAATGTTAGAGATATCGCTGGAGGGCCACTGGTAAATTGGCCAGAAAGATTGACTGCGGTCCCTCCTAGGATTGCTAGTGCTAGTATAGAGGGAGTTACTGCAGAGAGCTTCTCAAAAGATACTGAATTGTGGAAAAAGAGAGTCGCCCACTACAAGGCCTTGGACAGTCAATTAGCAGAGCGAGGAAGATACCGTAACATTCTAGACATGAATGCTTGGCTGGGAGGATTTGCAGCTGCACTTGTTGATGATCCAGTTTGGGTCATGAACGTTGTCCCCATCGAGGCTGAAGTCAATACCCTTGGAGTTGTCTATGAACGTGGTTTGATAGGGACATACCAAAGCTG GTGCGAGGCAATGTCTACGTATCCAAGAACTTATGACTTCATACATGCTGATTCTGTTTTCACCCTCTACCAGGACAG ATGtgaaatggaagatatattaTTGGAAATGGACAGAGTATTAAGGCCgcaagggagtgtgatattccGAGACGACGTGGATATTTTGGTTAATGTGAAGAGCATAGTGGATGGACTACAATGGGATAGCAGGATGGTTGATCACGAAGGCGGTCCTCATGTTAGAGAAAAGCTTCTAATTGCTACTAAGCAGTATTGGACAGCACCAGTACCTGATCAAGATAAACAATGA